A genomic segment from Actinoplanes sichuanensis encodes:
- a CDS encoding LysR family transcriptional regulator, with the protein MDPHLLRTFVAVAETGSFSVAAQRLSYTQSAVSQQIALLEADLGTPLLTRRPVALTPAGERLQRHATLLLTRLAAARADVTRAVAPPGRLIIGLTPLAWSRRISTALAAIRAESARLDSRVLVGDRARIVDAAATGEIDIALVDGFTAPNDPLPLPLAGAIGVAEDTAVVAVPRDHPLTARRTVELADLTEAYWIDAPVVSPLTNLPVDGPRAGLRYEGADVAVLIGLVEAGHGLTVLPASVADGVPLPRMVHRVELLTTPGAGAPAARLSALLTNAIP; encoded by the coding sequence GTGGATCCGCACCTGCTGCGCACGTTCGTGGCCGTCGCCGAGACCGGCTCGTTCTCGGTCGCCGCACAGCGCCTCAGCTACACCCAGTCGGCCGTCTCGCAGCAGATCGCGCTCCTCGAAGCCGACCTGGGCACCCCACTGCTGACCCGCCGGCCGGTCGCTCTCACACCGGCCGGCGAGCGCCTGCAACGGCACGCCACGCTCCTGCTGACCAGGCTGGCCGCGGCCCGCGCGGACGTGACCCGGGCGGTGGCGCCACCCGGCCGCCTGATCATCGGACTGACCCCGCTCGCCTGGTCCCGGCGGATCTCCACGGCGCTGGCCGCGATCCGCGCCGAGTCGGCCCGCCTGGACAGCCGGGTGCTGGTCGGCGACCGGGCCCGGATCGTCGACGCGGCCGCCACCGGGGAGATCGACATCGCCCTGGTGGACGGGTTCACCGCGCCCAACGACCCGCTGCCGCTGCCGCTGGCCGGGGCGATCGGGGTGGCCGAGGACACGGCCGTGGTGGCGGTTCCGCGGGATCATCCGCTGACGGCCCGCCGGACCGTCGAGCTGGCCGACCTCACGGAGGCGTACTGGATAGACGCTCCGGTGGTCTCGCCCCTGACGAACCTGCCGGTGGACGGCCCGCGTGCCGGGTTGCGCTACGAGGGCGCCGACGTCGCGGTGCTGATCGGGCTGGTCGAGGCGGGCCACGGGCTCACCGTCCTGCCCGCGAGTGTGGCCGACGGCGTCCCGCTGCCGCGGATGGTGCACCGGGTGGAGCTGCTGACCACACCCGGCGCGGGCGCACCCGCGGCCCGGCTCAGCGCGCTTCTGACGAACGCAATCCCTTGA
- a CDS encoding CTP synthase C-terminal region-related (seleno)protein — protein sequence MKRIALVGDRSPAVRAHNRIPDLLDVLRDEEDLDVYWVPTPDAEDPTTLRGFDGIWLVPGSPYRSPEGGITAAQVARLGGIPFLGTCGGFQHAMLEFARNECGFLAASHSEYAEGEEEGTDSLIVELACSLAGHEAAVEVAAGSLIERLLGASRTVERYHCSYGLAAAHLDLLTEHGMRFTGRDESGAVRAAELTDHPFYLLTLFQPELAGDGTDPHPIIRGFVAAAGAAQASRSLRTSMA from the coding sequence ATGAAGAGAATCGCCCTGGTCGGCGATCGGTCACCGGCCGTTCGCGCCCATAACCGGATTCCCGATCTACTCGACGTCCTCCGCGACGAGGAGGACCTCGACGTCTACTGGGTCCCGACGCCCGATGCCGAGGACCCGACGACCCTGCGCGGCTTCGACGGGATCTGGCTGGTGCCGGGCAGTCCCTACCGAAGCCCCGAGGGCGGCATCACCGCGGCCCAGGTGGCCCGTCTCGGCGGCATCCCGTTCCTGGGCACGTGCGGCGGCTTCCAGCACGCCATGCTGGAGTTCGCGCGCAACGAGTGCGGTTTCCTCGCCGCGAGCCACTCGGAGTATGCGGAGGGCGAGGAGGAGGGCACCGACTCGCTGATCGTCGAGCTGGCCTGTTCCCTGGCCGGGCACGAGGCGGCGGTCGAGGTGGCCGCCGGGTCACTGATCGAGCGGCTGCTCGGCGCGTCCCGCACGGTCGAGCGCTATCACTGTTCGTATGGGCTCGCCGCCGCCCACCTCGACCTGCTGACCGAGCACGGGATGCGTTTCACCGGCCGCGACGAGAGCGGGGCGGTCCGGGCCGCCGAGCTCACGGACCATCCGTTCTATCTGCTCACGCTCTTCCAGCCGGAGTTGGCCGGAGACGGGACCGACCCGCACCCGATCATCCGTGGCTTCGTCGCGGCTGCGGGGGCCGCTCAGGCCAGCAGGTCACTGAGGACGTCGATGGCCTGA